One region of Triticum aestivum cultivar Chinese Spring chromosome 6B, IWGSC CS RefSeq v2.1, whole genome shotgun sequence genomic DNA includes:
- the LOC123137671 gene encoding tRNA pseudouridine synthase A, whose translation MAAASPPPSPPHPKRPKMSSSSDPEPEPTSLSAAGADPEQPRRRYKRRKVAIILAYCGAGYQGMQKNPGARTIEGDLEEALYQAGAVPEADRAAPGRYEWARAARTDKGVSAAAQVVSGRFYVDPPGFIDRLNAKLAPQIRAFGYVRVTNSFSAKKFCDRRRYVYLLPVLALDPSAHPDREAVKASAGSENQLAKCVECSERGRKVPDIMGREGKLPDSEEEKVLDTPGEETVAVHGELGDAKSVPASSVTEACDSETGLGGDGIAIPSSGNGTKAQNAELGSNGAGKCDIEPAVGACHSEAVPASASETICSDSTVGSVDVVASVVAEKENNFVPADSEKERMQATNIQKENGDESPLLKNTFTYTDEIKEKFNRILKHYVGTRNFHNFTTRTKAEDPAAKRYIISFTANSVVSLDGIDFVRCEVVGQSFMLHQIRKMVGLAVAVMRNCAPESIYDVAFRKDIRLNVPTAPEVGLHLDECMFTSYNSKWMDTHEAVSIEPYAEEAEEFKIKYIFPHIAAMEHKEGAVALWLHSLNSRNYPDFRYVETAGSEAKVGAEVENMEEAQMPSNNISE comes from the exons atggccgccgcctcgccgccgccctccccgCCCCATCCAAAGCGCCCCAAGATGTCCTCCTCCTCCGACCCCGAGCCGGAGCCCACCTCGCTGTCTGCCGCCGGCGCCGATCCCGAGCAGCCTCGCCGCCGCTACAAGCGCCGCAAGGTGGCCATCATCCTGGCCTACTGCGGCGCGGGGTATCAGGGTATGCAGAAGAATCCGGGGGCGCGCACCATCGAGGGCGATCTCGAGGAGGCGCTGTACCAGGCGGGCGCCGTCCCCGAAGCCGACCGTGCCGCGCCCGGCCGATACGAGTGGGCACGCGCAGCGCGCACCGATAAGGGCGTGAGCGCCGCTGCGCAAGTTGTCTCCGGACGCTTCTACGTCGACCCGCCGGGATTCATTGACCGCCTGAATGCGAAGCTTGCGCCACAGATCCGGGCCTTTGGCTACGTGCGCGTCACCAACTCCTTCAGCGCTAAGAAGTTCTGCGACCGCCGGAGGTATGTGTACCTGCTCCCCGTCTTGGCGCTCGACCCCAGCGCACACCCCGACCGCGAGGCTGTCAAGGCAAGCGCGGGGAGTGAGAACCAACTTGCGAAGTGCGTGGAGTGCTCCGAGAGGGGGAGGAAGGTGCCAGATATTATGGGCCGGGAGGGTAAGTTGCCCGACTCTGAGGAGGAGAAGGTTCTTGATACGCCCGGAGAGGAAACTGTGGCCGTTCATGGAGAATTGGGGGATGCAAAATCTGTTCCAGCAAGCTCTGTTACTGAGGCTTGCGATAGTGAGACTGGGCTGGGAGGTGATGGGATCGCTATACCGAGCTCTGGTAATGGAACAAAAGCTCAAAATGCTGAACTGGGATCAAATGGGGCAGGAAAATGTGATATTGAACCTGCAGTTGGTGCTTGCCATTCTGAAGCTGTGCCAGCCAGCGCCAGCGAGACCATCTGTTCTGATTCAACTGTAGGTTCAGTCGATGTCGTTGCATCAGTTGTAGCTGAGAAGGAGAATAATTTTGTGCCTGCAGATAGTGAAAAGGAGAGAATGCAAGCTACAAATATTCAGAAGGAAAATGGAGACGAAAGTCCCCTGCTGAAAAACACATTTACTTACACTGATGAAATTAAAGAGAAGTTCAATAGGATCCTCAAGCATTATGTTGGAACCCGCAATTTCCACAACTTCACCACAAGAACTAAGGCTGAGGATCCTGCAGCCAAGAGGTACATCATTTCCTTCACTGCCAATAGTGTTGTTAGCCTGGATGGGATTGATTTTGTCAGATGTGAGGTTGTCGGGCAGAGTTTCATGCTTCACCAGATCCGGAAGATGGTTGGCCTTGCTGTAGCAGTGATGAGGAACTGTGCACCTGAGTCAATCTATGATGTTGCCTTTCGCAA GGATATCAGACTTAATGTGCCTACCGCACCTGAGGTTGGACTGCACCTCGATGAATGCATGTTTACCTCGTATaactcaaaatggatggatacacaTGAGGCAGTTTCAATTGAACCCTATGCTGAGGAGGCTGAAGAGTTTAAGATCAAGTACATCTTCCCTCATATTGCTGCAATGGAACACAAGGAGGGAGCTGTAGCACTCTGGTTGCACTCATTGAACAGCAGGAACTATCCAGATTTCCGCTACGTGGAGACTGCTGGATCTGAGGCAAAGGTTGGGGCTGAAGTTGAGAATATGGAAGAAGCACAAATGCCAAGTAATAATATAAGCGAGTAA